The proteins below are encoded in one region of Herpetosiphon gulosus:
- a CDS encoding ABC transporter permease, whose protein sequence is MSRLLLRKLALLIVLVPTLHFLGAWYAYRQQGFFYPPKEVSTQTGNGFNVSYEFDDRPFMTHYRGVLAAMVDGDLGRIERTKVAEYIDDFILRSAQLLGVAFLATIVLGLGMCLLAISPRTGRVSPTMVTIFTLGNAIPGFFLGTLLVLGLLYAKRSGWTNQLLLPVQGYSTSKHLILPALTLTLRPAFYIASIGASLLEHEFQQDYVRVAKSKGLRWRTIVRRHAIPNVAPAVFASLGRGLQMVVGSLILVEALFDWRGTGWMLFNTLTNSRSITFFNPLILALLLAMTGAILILVDLLASMLSLWINPLGRQASAGRG, encoded by the coding sequence ATGAGCCGACTCTTGCTTCGCAAACTTGCGTTGTTGATCGTGTTAGTGCCGACATTACACTTTTTAGGGGCGTGGTATGCCTATCGTCAACAGGGCTTTTTTTATCCACCCAAAGAAGTGTCAACGCAAACAGGCAATGGATTTAATGTATCGTATGAGTTCGATGATCGTCCGTTTATGACCCACTATCGTGGTGTGCTTGCCGCCATGGTCGATGGTGATTTGGGGCGGATTGAACGGACGAAAGTCGCTGAATATATCGATGATTTTATTCTCCGTTCGGCGCAATTGTTGGGCGTGGCATTTCTCGCGACGATCGTTCTTGGCTTGGGGATGTGCTTATTGGCAATTTCGCCGCGCACTGGGCGGGTCTCGCCAACAATGGTCACAATCTTTACCTTGGGCAATGCGATTCCTGGCTTTTTCTTGGGTACATTGTTAGTTTTGGGTTTGCTCTATGCCAAACGATCTGGCTGGACGAACCAATTGCTCTTGCCAGTGCAAGGCTATAGCACCTCCAAACATCTAATTTTGCCAGCATTAACCTTGACTTTGCGTCCAGCGTTTTATATTGCCTCGATTGGTGCAAGCTTGCTCGAACATGAATTTCAGCAAGATTATGTGCGGGTTGCCAAAAGCAAAGGCTTGCGTTGGCGAACGATTGTGCGTCGCCATGCCATTCCTAATGTTGCGCCGGCGGTGTTTGCTAGCTTAGGCCGTGGCTTACAGATGGTGGTTGGTAGCTTAATTTTGGTCGAAGCCTTGTTCGATTGGCGCGGTACAGGTTGGATGCTATTCAATACACTGACTAATTCGCGCTCAATTACTTTTTTCAACCCATTGATTTTGGCTTTGCTGCTGGCTATGACTGGCGCAATTTTGATTTTGGTGGATTTGTTAGCCTCAATGCTGAGCTTATGGATCAACCCACTTGGGCGGCAAGCTAGCGCAGGGAGAGGCTAA